In the Sphingobium sp. Z007 genome, TCGCCCCGACCCGCTTCTTCCCCGGCCACGCCGCCGACAAGAAGGGCAAGCGCTGATGAGCAAGGAAAAAGCTCCCCGTCGCGTCGCCGACAATGAGGCGCTGGCCGTTGGCACGCAGATCCGTGGTTCGGCCCAAAAGCTGAACCTAGTGGCCACGCTGATCCGCGGCCGCAAGGTCGAGGACGCGCTGAACATCCTCGCCTTCTCCAAGAAGGCGATGGCCGTCGACGTGCGCAAGGTTCTGGCTTCGGCCATCGCCAACGCGGAAAACAACCATAATCTCGACGTCGATTCTCTCGTCGTCGCGGAAGCATCGGTAGGCAAGGCGTTTACGCTGAAGCGCTTCCATGCTCGCGGCCGCGGCAAGTCGACCCGTATCCTCAAGCCCTACAGCCGCGTGCGCATCGTCGTGCGTGAAGCTGGCGAAGAAGCGGAGGCGTAAGCACATGGGTCACAAGAGCAATCCGATCGGTCTTCGTCTCCAGATCAACCGTACCTGGGACAGCCGCTGGTTCGCCGAAGGCGCCGACTATGGTCGCCTTCTGCTGGAGGATCTCAAGATCCGCCAGTTCATCTTCAAGACGCTGCCGCAGGCCGCGATCTCCAAGGTCGTGATCGAGCGTCCGGCCAAGCTGTGCCGCGTATCGATCTATGCCGCCCGTCCGGGCGTCATAATCGGCAAGAAGGGTGCGGACATCGAAAAGCTTCGCAAGAAGCTGGGCGCGCTGACCTCGTCCGACGTGTCGCTGAACATCGTCGAGATCCGCAAGCCGGAAGTCGATTCCAAGCTCGTTGCACAGGGAATCGCCGATCAGCTGGAACGCCGCGTGGCTTTCCGTCGCGCCATGAAGCGTGCGGTGCAGTCGGCGCTGCGTCTGGGTGCCGAAGGCATCAAGATCACCTGCGGCGGCCGTCTGGGCGGCGCAGAGATCGCGCGCGTCGAATGGTATCGCGAAGGCCGCGTGCCGTTGCACACGCTGCGTGCGAACGTCGACTATGCCGAAGCCACGGCGCACACCGCCTATGGCGTTTGCGGCATCAAGGTCTGGATCTTCAAGGGCGAGATTCTCGGCCATGATCCGTTCGCGACCGACCGGCTGATGCTGGAGGCTCAAACCTCCGGCGTGCGCCCGGCGCGTTGAAGATAAGAAGGTAATAGCGTCATGCTGCAACCGAAGAAAATGAAGTTCCGCAAGACCTTCAAGGGTCGGATCAAGGGCGATGCCAAGGGTGGCTCGGCTCTGAACTTCGGTTCCTATGGCCTCAAGGCCATGGAACCAGAGCGCGTCACCGCGCGCCAGATCGAGGCGGCTCGCCGCGCGATCACCCGTCACATCCGCCGTCAGGGCCGGTTGTGGATCCGCATCTTCCCCGACGTGCCGGTGTCGAAGAAGCCTGCCGAAGTCCGTCAGGGCAAGGGCAAGGGTTCGGTCGAATATTGGGCCGCCCGCGTGAAGCCGGGTCGCATCCTGTTCGAACTGGACGGCGTGCCCGGTCCGCTCGCAGCAGAGGCCTTCTCGCGCGCCGCGATGAAGCTGCCCATCAAGACCAAGGTCGTCGCCCGCCTCGGCGACACCTCGCATCTGGAGGGTTAAGCACATGGCGAATGTTGCAGACCTGAAGACCAAGACGGACGACGAACTGTCGACCGAACTGAACAACCTGAAGCGCGAGCAGTTCAATCTGCGTTTCCAGGCGGCCACCAACCAGCTGGAAAAGCCCAGCCGCGTCAAGGAAGTCCGTCGGTCGATCGCGCAGATCAAGACCCTGCAGACGGAGCGTAACAGCTCCGCTGCCAAGTAAAGGAACCACACGATGCCCAAGCGCGTGCTGACGGGAACTGTGGTTTCCGACAAGACCGACAAGACGGTGGTCGTTCGCGTGGAGCGCAAGGTAAAGCATGCGCTCTACGGCAAGATCATCCGCCGTTCGAAAAAGTATCACGCCCATGACGAGGGCAATGTCTACAAGGAAGGCGAGACGGTCCGAATCGAAGAGACCGCCCCGATTTCCAAGCTCAAGACCTGGAAGGTCATCGAGCGCGTGGACACCCACAAGTCGCCGGAAACGGCGTCCTGAGGGACGGCTCGCTGAGCTTTTGACTCTAAATGCGACGCGGGGCTGGCCTTTTCCTTCGGAAAGGGTTACAGGCCCGCGCTTCGCGTAGAGTCACCGGGCTCTAGGCACGAAATTCGGAACCGCCGGGAATTGACCCGGTAGGCCAAATGAGAAGGAACCGGATCTATGATCCAGATGCAATCCAATCTTGACGTCGCTGACAACAGCGGCGCCAAGCGCGTCCAGTGCATCAAGGTGCTGGGCGGCTCGAAGCGTCGCTTCGCTGGCGTGGGCGACATCATCGTCGTCTCGATCAAGGAAGCTGCGCCGCGTGGCAAGGTGAAGAAGGGTGACGTGCATCGCGCCGTCATCGTGCGTACCGCCAAGGATATCCGCCGTGCAGACGGTTCGGTCATCCGCTTCGACGGCAACGCCGCTGTGCTGATCAACAAGAACGAGGAGCCGATCGGCACCCGTATCTTTGGCCCGGTCGTTCGCGAACTGCGCGCCAAGAAGCACATGAAGATCATCAGCCTTGCTCCCGAGGTGCTGTAATGAGCGCTGCTAAGATCAAGAAGGGCGACAAGATCGTTGTCCTTGCTGGCAAGGACAAGGGCCGTACCGGCGCTGTCCTGGCGGTGATGCCCAAGGACGATAAGGTCCTGGTGGAAGGCATCAACGTGCATGCCAAGCATCGCAAGCCCGACCAGGCGAACCCGCAGGGCGGCATTGAGCGCAAGCCTGCGCCGCTGCACATTTCTAACGTCGCTGTCGCCGACAAGGATGGCAAGCCGACCCGCGTCCGTTTCGAGGACCGCGACGGCAAGAAGGTCCGTGTCGCCGTCAAGTCCGGTGAGGTGCTGTAATGAGCGACAAGTATATCCCGCGCTCCAAGGCGCTGTATGACGCTGAAATCGCCAAGGCGATGACCGAGAAATTCGGTTACAAGAACGTCATGGAAGTCCCCAAGATCGACAAGATCACGCTCAACATGGGCGTGGGCGAAGCGACCCAGGACAAGAAGAAGGTCACGCAGGCCGCCGAGG is a window encoding:
- the rplN gene encoding 50S ribosomal protein L14; amino-acid sequence: MIQMQSNLDVADNSGAKRVQCIKVLGGSKRRFAGVGDIIVVSIKEAAPRGKVKKGDVHRAVIVRTAKDIRRADGSVIRFDGNAAVLINKNEEPIGTRIFGPVVRELRAKKHMKIISLAPEVL
- the rplX gene encoding 50S ribosomal protein L24; amino-acid sequence: MSAAKIKKGDKIVVLAGKDKGRTGAVLAVMPKDDKVLVEGINVHAKHRKPDQANPQGGIERKPAPLHISNVAVADKDGKPTRVRFEDRDGKKVRVAVKSGEVL
- the rplV gene encoding 50S ribosomal protein L22; protein product: MSKEKAPRRVADNEALAVGTQIRGSAQKLNLVATLIRGRKVEDALNILAFSKKAMAVDVRKVLASAIANAENNHNLDVDSLVVAEASVGKAFTLKRFHARGRGKSTRILKPYSRVRIVVREAGEEAEA
- the rplP gene encoding 50S ribosomal protein L16, whose protein sequence is MLQPKKMKFRKTFKGRIKGDAKGGSALNFGSYGLKAMEPERVTARQIEAARRAITRHIRRQGRLWIRIFPDVPVSKKPAEVRQGKGKGSVEYWAARVKPGRILFELDGVPGPLAAEAFSRAAMKLPIKTKVVARLGDTSHLEG
- the rpmC gene encoding 50S ribosomal protein L29: MANVADLKTKTDDELSTELNNLKREQFNLRFQAATNQLEKPSRVKEVRRSIAQIKTLQTERNSSAAK
- the rpsC gene encoding 30S ribosomal protein S3 codes for the protein MGHKSNPIGLRLQINRTWDSRWFAEGADYGRLLLEDLKIRQFIFKTLPQAAISKVVIERPAKLCRVSIYAARPGVIIGKKGADIEKLRKKLGALTSSDVSLNIVEIRKPEVDSKLVAQGIADQLERRVAFRRAMKRAVQSALRLGAEGIKITCGGRLGGAEIARVEWYREGRVPLHTLRANVDYAEATAHTAYGVCGIKVWIFKGEILGHDPFATDRLMLEAQTSGVRPAR
- the rpsQ gene encoding 30S ribosomal protein S17, with amino-acid sequence MPKRVLTGTVVSDKTDKTVVVRVERKVKHALYGKIIRRSKKYHAHDEGNVYKEGETVRIEETAPISKLKTWKVIERVDTHKSPETAS